One segment of Altererythrobacter sp. Root672 DNA contains the following:
- a CDS encoding disulfide bond formation protein B, with amino-acid sequence MNPSQKLAQRLALGVPALLLAGAYLSQYGFGLYPCEMCWWQRYPHFAAVGLAFLSTLVPPRTLWIGLAGLAVLISGLIGAFHAGVEYGWWQGLTTCSGPLGANGGDPLDALLNAPLVRCDVAAWTLGGISLAGFNALISVVSAMAIFVLLGKGRRA; translated from the coding sequence ATGAACCCTTCGCAAAAGCTCGCCCAGCGCCTGGCGCTCGGAGTGCCCGCGCTGCTGCTCGCGGGCGCCTATCTCTCGCAATACGGTTTCGGCCTCTATCCGTGCGAGATGTGCTGGTGGCAGCGCTATCCGCACTTCGCGGCGGTGGGGCTGGCGTTCCTTTCCACCCTCGTCCCTCCGCGCACGCTGTGGATCGGGCTGGCGGGCCTGGCAGTGCTCATCTCCGGCCTGATCGGCGCGTTCCATGCGGGCGTGGAATACGGCTGGTGGCAGGGGCTGACGACATGTTCCGGGCCCTTGGGGGCTAACGGGGGCGATCCGCTCGATGCGCTCCTGAACGCGCCGCTGGTCCGTTGCGACGTGGCGGCGTGGACTCTGGGCGGCATCTCCCTCGCGGGTTTCAACGCGCTGATTTCAGTAGTTTCCGCGATGGCGATCTTCGTGCTTCTGGGTAAAGGTCGCCGGGCATGA
- the rsfS gene encoding ribosome silencing factor gives MPSTNTPTDGAVHALVLHQLDEDQAQDVVSIPLEGKSSIADYMVIASGRSTRQVAAMAMKLAERLKKEGHGTARIEGLPAADWVLIDAGDVVVHLFRPEVRSFYSLERMWGFGDDGATATGRA, from the coding sequence ATGCCCAGCACCAACACACCCACCGACGGAGCCGTTCACGCGCTGGTTCTTCACCAGCTCGATGAAGATCAGGCGCAAGACGTCGTTTCGATCCCTCTCGAGGGCAAATCGAGCATCGCCGACTACATGGTGATCGCTTCCGGCCGCTCGACGCGGCAGGTCGCGGCGATGGCCATGAAGCTTGCCGAGCGGCTCAAGAAGGAAGGCCACGGCACGGCCCGCATCGAAGGCCTGCCCGCGGCGGACTGGGTGCTGATCGATGCCGGTGACGTTGTAGTCCACTTGTTCCGGCCCGAAGTGCGCAGCTTCTACAGCCTCGAACGGATGTGGGGCTTCGGCGACGACGGCGCCACGGCCACTGGCCGAGCCTAG
- the wecC gene encoding UDP-N-acetyl-D-mannosamine dehydrogenase — protein sequence MRGETQPTVSVIGLGYIGLPTAAIVARAGMRVHGVDVSQEVVDTINRGAIHIEEVDLDGLVQGVVQRGLLSAATAVEPADVFVIAVPTPFAKDGKHTPDISYVLSAARSVAQVLKPGDTVILESTSPVGTTEAMRDLIATERPDLRMPGLCDGIPDVSLAYCPERVLPGRILQELTDNDRSIGGVTPRCARKALSFYKRFVRGTCVTTDARSAEMTKLVENAYRDVNIAFANELSMVADAMDLDVWEVIRLANRHPRVNILSPGPGVGGHCIAVDPWFIVHGAPEQTPLIRTARGVNDAKIHHAIARAAALVEAHPAARVACLGLAFKANIDDFRESPARLVAATLARRFGSRIAVVEPYAAELPREFAGTGAQLVDVDTALEDCDVLIVLVDHDVFRSVPLAERANKAVYDTRGIWPDQPEAAEPEALRKAG from the coding sequence GTGCGGGGTGAAACTCAACCCACGGTCAGTGTCATCGGGCTTGGCTACATCGGCCTCCCTACTGCCGCAATCGTCGCGCGTGCCGGGATGCGCGTGCACGGCGTCGACGTTTCGCAGGAGGTGGTCGACACGATCAACCGGGGCGCGATCCATATCGAGGAAGTTGATCTTGACGGTCTGGTGCAGGGCGTCGTCCAGCGCGGTTTGCTGTCTGCAGCGACAGCGGTCGAGCCGGCAGACGTTTTCGTCATCGCCGTGCCGACGCCTTTCGCCAAAGACGGCAAGCATACGCCCGACATTTCCTATGTCCTCTCCGCGGCTCGCAGCGTGGCGCAGGTGCTCAAACCCGGCGACACCGTGATCCTCGAATCGACCTCGCCTGTTGGCACCACCGAGGCGATGCGCGACCTGATCGCCACCGAGCGCCCGGACCTGCGCATGCCCGGCTTGTGCGATGGCATCCCCGACGTGTCGCTGGCCTACTGCCCCGAACGCGTGCTGCCAGGTCGCATCCTGCAGGAGCTGACCGATAACGACCGCTCGATTGGGGGCGTGACGCCACGTTGCGCACGCAAGGCGCTGTCGTTCTACAAGCGTTTCGTGCGCGGCACTTGCGTCACCACTGACGCGCGCAGCGCCGAAATGACCAAGCTGGTCGAAAACGCCTATCGCGACGTCAACATCGCCTTTGCCAACGAGCTGTCGATGGTGGCCGACGCTATGGACCTCGACGTGTGGGAGGTGATCCGCCTCGCCAACCGGCATCCGCGCGTGAATATCCTTTCGCCCGGACCCGGCGTTGGTGGTCACTGCATCGCGGTCGACCCGTGGTTCATCGTCCACGGCGCGCCGGAACAGACACCGCTGATCCGCACGGCTCGCGGAGTTAACGACGCCAAGATCCACCATGCCATCGCCCGTGCGGCGGCGTTGGTAGAAGCCCATCCGGCGGCGCGCGTCGCCTGTCTCGGCCTGGCGTTCAAGGCGAATATCGACGATTTCCGCGAGAGCCCGGCACGGCTGGTAGCGGCTACCCTCGCGCGGCGTTTCGGCAGTCGCATCGCGGTGGTCGAACCTTACGCCGCCGAACTGCCGCGTGAGTTCGCGGGGACCGGGGCCCAGTTGGTCGATGTCGATACCGCGCTGGAAGACTGTGACGTCCTGATCGTCCTGGTCGACCATGACGTGTTCCGCTCGGTGCCGTTGGCGGAGCGGGCGAACAAGGCGGTCTACGACACGCGCGGTATCTGGCCGGACCAACCTGAGGCGGCCGAACCGGAAGCCCTCAGAAAAGCAGGCTGA
- a CDS encoding aldo/keto reductase: protein MRYNRLGQSGLVVSELCLGAMTFGNKPSGFFTHDLDQEGSTALVKQALEAGVNFIDTANLYTAGQSEEFVGGALRALGIARDQIVVATKGMGPMGEGPNDSGSSRYHLLHQIDASLSRLGLDHVDLYQIHGWDPNCGMEETLRALEDIVRSGRARYVGVSNWAAWQIAKALGICERRGWDKFVSLQALYTAANRELEREIVPMLRSEGLGLMVWSPLAGGLLSGKYARGENDAAEGEGRRAQLDFPRTDKALAFDLVEAMRPMAESRGVSIAAIALAWLLHKDVVTSVIVGARRPDQLAENLAASGVELTADELASLDALGEPELEYPAWAIRSQETRHGFRVSPRRQPK from the coding sequence ATGCGTTACAACCGCCTCGGCCAGTCCGGCCTCGTCGTGTCCGAACTGTGCCTCGGCGCGATGACTTTCGGCAACAAGCCGAGCGGGTTCTTCACGCACGATCTCGACCAGGAAGGCTCGACCGCGCTGGTCAAGCAGGCGCTCGAGGCCGGGGTCAACTTCATCGACACCGCCAATCTCTACACCGCCGGGCAGAGCGAGGAGTTCGTCGGCGGCGCCCTGAGGGCGCTCGGCATTGCGCGGGACCAGATCGTCGTCGCGACTAAGGGCATGGGCCCGATGGGCGAAGGGCCCAATGATTCCGGTTCGAGCCGCTATCACTTGCTGCACCAGATCGACGCCAGCCTGTCGCGGCTCGGGCTCGATCACGTCGATCTCTACCAGATCCATGGCTGGGACCCGAATTGCGGGATGGAAGAGACTTTGCGCGCGCTTGAGGACATCGTCCGTTCGGGCCGGGCGCGTTACGTGGGGGTGTCGAACTGGGCCGCTTGGCAGATCGCCAAGGCGCTTGGCATTTGCGAGCGGCGCGGGTGGGACAAGTTCGTCTCGCTCCAGGCGCTCTACACCGCGGCAAACCGCGAACTCGAGCGGGAAATCGTGCCGATGCTGCGTAGCGAGGGCCTCGGCCTGATGGTCTGGAGCCCGCTCGCCGGCGGCTTGCTCTCGGGCAAATATGCGCGGGGCGAAAACGACGCAGCCGAGGGTGAGGGGAGGCGGGCCCAGCTCGACTTCCCGCGTACCGACAAGGCGCTGGCGTTCGACTTGGTCGAGGCGATGCGGCCGATGGCCGAAAGTCGCGGCGTCTCTATCGCCGCGATCGCGCTCGCCTGGTTGCTGCACAAGGACGTGGTCACCAGCGTGATCGTCGGTGCCCGCCGGCCCGATCAGCTGGCCGAGAACCTGGCGGCGAGCGGTGTCGAGCTGACGGCAGATGAACTCGCCAGCCTGGATGCTCTCGGGGAGCCCGAGTTGGAGTACCCGGCCTGGGCGATAAGGTCGCAGGAGACTCGCCACGGCTTCCGCGTTTCGCCGCGCCGCCAGCCGAAGTGA
- a CDS encoding 23S rRNA (pseudouridine(1915)-N(3))-methyltransferase RlmH encodes MQLHVIARGKIARTPEAELVDRYVKRIAWPLKITELPENGGRVPDPVTPYRTILLDERGSQVSSEELAELLSDWRDNGIRETRFIIGPADGHSRAERDAADRLVAFGRATWPHLLVRAMVMEQLFRATSILAGHPYHRAG; translated from the coding sequence ATGCAGCTCCACGTCATTGCCCGCGGCAAGATCGCCCGCACGCCCGAGGCGGAGCTGGTCGATCGCTATGTGAAGCGGATCGCCTGGCCGCTCAAGATCACCGAACTGCCCGAAAACGGCGGCCGCGTGCCCGATCCGGTTACGCCTTATCGCACGATCCTGCTCGACGAACGCGGCTCGCAGGTTTCGTCGGAAGAACTGGCCGAACTCCTGAGTGACTGGCGCGACAACGGCATCCGCGAGACTCGCTTCATCATCGGCCCCGCCGACGGGCACAGCCGCGCCGAGCGCGATGCGGCCGATCGCCTGGTAGCCTTCGGGCGGGCAACCTGGCCGCACCTGCTGGTCCGCGCGATGGTCATGGAGCAGCTGTTCCGGGCGACGAGCATCCTCGCCGGCCATCCCTATCATCGGGCAGGGTGA
- the wecB gene encoding non-hydrolyzing UDP-N-acetylglucosamine 2-epimerase: MNASATFPSRILTVFGTRPEAIKLFPLIHALEADRRFESRVCVSAQHRGMLDQVLAISGLVPDHDLDLMRPDQSLDSLTAALLTGLGQVMDAERPEWVVVQGDTATAMAGALAAYYRKIPVCHVEAGLRSGNIHHPWPEEINRRIIGTIAALHCAPTETAAEALRRETVDPATVHVTGNTVIDALHWITARIAQQPELASGLTELEQRFGGKRVIGVTSHRRENFGGGMEAIAGAIRRLAAREDVAVIFPVHLNPNVRQVMNAELAGLDNVALIEPLDYPHFAHLLGLATLMLSDSGGVQEEAPALGKPVLVMRETTERPEGIEAGTAKLVGTDEDRIVAEAERLLDDPAAYAAMARAHNPFGDGKSAGRILELLARA; this comes from the coding sequence ATGAATGCTTCCGCAACCTTCCCCTCGCGAATCCTTACCGTCTTCGGCACCAGGCCGGAGGCGATCAAGCTGTTCCCGCTCATTCACGCGCTAGAGGCCGATCGGCGGTTCGAAAGCCGCGTCTGTGTCAGCGCCCAGCACCGCGGCATGCTTGACCAGGTACTGGCGATCTCGGGCCTGGTTCCGGACCACGACCTCGACCTCATGCGGCCGGACCAGTCGCTCGATTCGCTGACGGCCGCACTGCTCACCGGGCTGGGCCAGGTGATGGACGCTGAACGACCGGAATGGGTCGTGGTTCAGGGCGATACCGCCACGGCCATGGCCGGAGCGCTGGCTGCCTATTATCGCAAGATTCCGGTGTGCCACGTCGAGGCTGGGCTGCGTAGCGGCAACATCCACCACCCCTGGCCCGAAGAAATCAATCGCCGGATCATCGGCACGATCGCCGCGCTTCACTGCGCCCCGACCGAGACCGCGGCCGAAGCGCTGCGGCGAGAGACCGTTGACCCGGCGACGGTACACGTCACCGGCAACACCGTGATCGACGCGCTCCACTGGATCACAGCGCGGATCGCCCAGCAGCCGGAGCTGGCCTCGGGGCTTACCGAACTCGAGCAGAGGTTCGGCGGCAAACGGGTGATCGGCGTCACCAGTCATCGCCGGGAGAACTTCGGCGGAGGCATGGAGGCGATCGCGGGGGCCATTCGCCGTCTCGCTGCGCGGGAGGACGTGGCGGTGATCTTCCCGGTCCACCTCAATCCCAACGTGCGCCAGGTGATGAATGCCGAGCTTGCGGGTCTCGACAATGTCGCGCTCATCGAACCGCTCGACTACCCGCATTTCGCCCACCTTCTCGGCCTCGCTACACTGATGCTGAGCGATAGCGGCGGGGTGCAGGAAGAGGCGCCGGCGCTGGGCAAGCCGGTACTGGTCATGCGCGAGACGACCGAACGGCCGGAAGGGATCGAGGCGGGCACGGCCAAGCTTGTCGGCACCGATGAAGACCGCATCGTCGCCGAAGCGGAACGGCTGCTCGATGATCCCGCCGCCTATGCCGCGATGGCTCGGGCACACAATCCCTTCGGCGATGGGAAGAGTGCGGGGCGGATACTTGAACTGCTCGCTCGAGCTTAG
- a CDS encoding glutamate-5-semialdehyde dehydrogenase: MSTQLQTAANHDETIATLAKAGRAAQRRLARLDGPAKEAALRSAAAALRAHQPQILEANARDIAAGEANGLSSAMLDRLRLDEKRLESIASAVEAVASLPDPVGQVIDRSVAPAGMELSRIRIPIGLIGIIYESRPNVTADAAALCLRSGNAVLLRGGSEAVNSNRAIHAALAEGLAAAGVPAEAVQLMPTQDREAVGAMLRAAGLIDMIIPRGGKGLVERVQNDARVPVLAHLDGICHTYVHSSADPAMATTLALNAKMRRTGICGAMETLLLDASFPASGQVVGALLDAGCELRGDARAQAIDPRIGRASANDWDTEYLDAVLSVAVVDGLDAALDHIEHHSSGHTDAILTSDADVAERFLAEVDSAIVMVNASTQFADGGEFGLGAEIGIATGRLHARGPVALEGLTTYKWQVRGHGEARA, encoded by the coding sequence ATGTCGACCCAGCTTCAAACCGCCGCAAACCACGATGAAACAATCGCAACTCTGGCGAAGGCCGGGCGTGCGGCGCAGCGCCGGCTGGCGCGGCTTGACGGTCCGGCGAAGGAAGCGGCCTTGCGCTCTGCCGCGGCGGCGCTGCGGGCGCACCAGCCGCAGATCCTCGAAGCCAATGCGCGCGACATTGCCGCGGGGGAGGCCAACGGCCTTTCGTCAGCGATGCTCGACCGCTTGCGGCTCGATGAAAAGCGCCTTGAATCAATTGCTTCTGCGGTAGAGGCGGTCGCCTCGCTGCCCGATCCGGTCGGCCAGGTCATCGACCGCAGCGTCGCCCCCGCCGGGATGGAGCTGAGCCGTATCCGCATCCCCATCGGGCTGATCGGGATCATCTACGAAAGCCGTCCCAACGTCACCGCAGACGCGGCCGCGCTGTGTTTGCGCAGCGGCAATGCCGTATTGCTGCGTGGCGGGAGCGAGGCGGTCAATTCGAACCGCGCGATCCATGCGGCGCTGGCAGAGGGATTGGCCGCGGCAGGGGTTCCTGCAGAGGCCGTCCAGCTCATGCCTACGCAGGATCGCGAGGCGGTTGGTGCCATGCTGCGCGCGGCGGGCCTGATCGACATGATCATTCCCCGCGGCGGCAAGGGCCTGGTCGAGCGCGTGCAGAACGATGCCCGCGTGCCCGTGCTCGCGCACCTCGATGGCATCTGCCACACTTACGTTCATTCCTCGGCCGACCCCGCGATGGCGACCACGCTGGCGCTTAACGCCAAGATGCGCCGCACCGGCATTTGCGGGGCGATGGAGACCCTGCTGCTCGACGCGAGCTTCCCCGCAAGCGGCCAGGTGGTTGGCGCCCTGCTGGACGCTGGCTGCGAGTTGCGCGGCGATGCGCGGGCCCAGGCGATCGATCCCCGCATCGGCCGGGCCAGCGCCAATGACTGGGACACCGAGTACCTCGACGCCGTACTGTCGGTGGCCGTGGTCGACGGGCTCGACGCCGCGCTTGACCATATCGAGCACCATTCCTCAGGACATACCGATGCCATCCTGACCTCGGACGCCGATGTCGCCGAACGCTTCCTGGCCGAAGTCGACAGCGCGATCGTGATGGTCAACGCCTCGACCCAGTTCGCCGACGGCGGCGAGTTCGGGCTCGGCGCGGAGATCGGCATTGCCACGGGGCGGCTCCACGCGCGCGGCCCGGTCGCGCTCGAGGGTTTGACGACCTACAAGTGGCAAGTCCGCGGCCACGGCGAAGCGCGCGCTTGA
- a CDS encoding S41 family peptidase, whose translation MKLAPKFAGSVRAAALVTAVALLPTTTAVFAQVESRSSPEFAKLFATYQRIKSSYVEPVDDEVLIRGAIDGMLAALDPHSAYLDGAALERLETMIDGNYEGLGISVQMDDGAVKVVSPFKGSPADKAGLKAGDYITHIEGKLIYGLELDEAVKQMRGPAGSAVRLSIFRPGREEPFEVSVTRGVVELEPVTFELKPGGIGVISVNEFSRDVGVDVNSAIASLRRDSGGKLSGLVLDLRKNPGGSLDEAVALSDLFLTEGQIVSQRGRNRRDSVYYEAESVYRGDAAAGLPIIVLIDAGSASASEIVAGALQDQHRALVMGERSFGKGSVQTLLPLTRDSALKLTTARYYTPSGRSVQEGGIEPDIRVPQLSDPDAAKRSQYLMRESDLRGHLVNEVALEDDQLEADRLDDPRFKLTAEQLEKQGIDDFQLDYALRTLRRTGGSVIARSK comes from the coding sequence ATGAAGCTTGCCCCGAAGTTCGCTGGCTCCGTGCGCGCTGCTGCGCTGGTGACGGCCGTTGCGCTGCTTCCCACAACGACCGCCGTGTTCGCCCAGGTCGAAAGCCGCTCGTCGCCCGAATTCGCCAAGCTCTTCGCCACCTACCAGCGCATCAAGTCGAGCTATGTCGAGCCGGTGGATGACGAAGTCCTCATCCGCGGCGCGATCGACGGCATGCTCGCCGCGCTCGATCCGCATTCCGCCTACCTCGACGGGGCTGCGCTCGAGCGGCTCGAGACCATGATCGACGGCAACTACGAAGGCCTCGGCATCTCGGTGCAGATGGATGACGGCGCCGTTAAGGTCGTGTCCCCGTTCAAGGGCAGCCCGGCGGACAAGGCCGGGCTCAAGGCCGGCGATTACATCACGCACATCGAAGGCAAGCTGATCTACGGGCTCGAGCTCGACGAAGCGGTCAAGCAGATGCGCGGCCCGGCGGGCAGCGCGGTACGCCTGTCGATCTTCCGCCCCGGTCGGGAAGAACCGTTCGAAGTCAGCGTTACGCGCGGTGTGGTCGAGCTGGAGCCCGTTACGTTCGAGCTCAAGCCGGGCGGTATCGGCGTGATCAGCGTCAATGAATTCAGCCGCGATGTCGGTGTCGACGTGAACAGTGCGATTGCCTCGCTGCGTCGCGACTCCGGTGGCAAGCTGAGCGGGTTGGTGCTCGATCTGCGCAAGAACCCGGGCGGCTCGCTCGACGAGGCCGTGGCGCTCAGCGACTTGTTCCTGACCGAAGGCCAGATCGTCTCCCAACGTGGCCGTAATCGTCGCGATTCGGTCTACTACGAGGCGGAGAGCGTCTATCGCGGCGATGCCGCTGCAGGCCTGCCGATCATCGTGCTGATCGATGCCGGATCGGCCTCGGCCAGCGAAATCGTCGCCGGCGCGCTGCAAGATCAGCATCGCGCCCTCGTCATGGGCGAGCGCAGCTTCGGCAAGGGTAGCGTGCAGACGCTGCTGCCGCTGACGCGCGATTCGGCGCTCAAGCTGACCACGGCGCGTTACTACACGCCGTCGGGGCGCTCGGTGCAGGAGGGCGGGATCGAGCCCGACATCCGCGTGCCGCAGCTCAGCGATCCCGATGCGGCCAAGCGCTCGCAGTACCTGATGCGCGAGAGCGACTTGCGCGGCCACCTGGTCAACGAAGTGGCGCTCGAAGACGATCAGCTCGAAGCTGACCGGCTCGACGATCCGCGCTTCAAGCTGACGGCGGAGCAGCTCGAAAAGCAGGGTATCGACGACTTCCAGCTCGACTATGCGCTGAGGACCCTGCGCCGTACCGGCGGTTCGGTGATTGCGCGGAGCAAGTGA
- a CDS encoding TrbC/VirB2 family protein produces the protein MNRLLPLAASSFVALAASIAVLPVPAAAQDEAGDKVNTVIIYGDDECPPSVDGEIVVCARLDESERFRIPRPLRESNSPANQAWSQRVRSYETVGSFGPMSCSPVGGGGQTGCTAQFIEAAYAAKREGTDVRFSQLIAEQRDERLATIDAEAADTQARVEQAEQEYMERQRQQQDAEGTPVPQAAPTSAPRTVDPLAIPPSP, from the coding sequence ATGAATCGCCTGCTTCCCTTGGCTGCCTCCTCCTTCGTTGCGCTGGCCGCTTCGATCGCCGTGCTACCTGTGCCCGCCGCGGCCCAGGACGAAGCCGGAGACAAGGTCAACACCGTCATCATTTACGGCGACGATGAGTGCCCGCCTTCGGTCGATGGCGAGATCGTGGTCTGCGCCCGCCTGGATGAAAGCGAGCGCTTCCGCATTCCCAGGCCGCTGCGCGAGAGCAACAGCCCGGCGAACCAGGCCTGGTCCCAGCGCGTTCGGTCGTATGAGACCGTGGGCTCATTCGGGCCGATGTCCTGTTCACCCGTGGGCGGCGGGGGCCAGACGGGTTGCACGGCTCAATTCATCGAAGCGGCCTATGCGGCGAAGCGCGAAGGTACCGATGTCCGCTTCAGCCAGTTGATCGCCGAACAGCGTGATGAGCGGCTTGCCACAATCGATGCCGAAGCAGCCGATACGCAGGCTCGCGTCGAACAGGCCGAACAGGAATACATGGAACGCCAGCGTCAACAGCAGGATGCTGAAGGCACGCCGGTTCCACAAGCCGCGCCAACGTCCGCTCCGCGCACGGTCGATCCGCTGGCCATTCCTCCCTCTCCGTAA
- a CDS encoding demethoxyubiquinone hydroxylase family protein, which yields MSDRAQMIRVDQAGEYGATRIYAGQLAVMGDRAAHSGEIRAMAEQEAGHKAEFDALMAKRGVRPTALQPIWSVAGYALGAATALIGPEAAMACTAAVETEIDRHYSRQLEELAKDQGTAEDDPELADMIERFREDERAHHDAAIAAGAERAPAYPLLSAAIRLGCRAAIRLSEKI from the coding sequence ATGAGCGATCGCGCACAAATGATCCGGGTGGACCAGGCCGGCGAGTACGGCGCCACGCGCATTTATGCCGGTCAGCTCGCGGTAATGGGCGATCGCGCCGCGCATTCGGGTGAAATCCGCGCGATGGCGGAACAGGAAGCGGGCCATAAGGCAGAATTTGACGCGCTGATGGCCAAGCGCGGCGTGCGCCCCACGGCGCTACAGCCGATCTGGTCGGTCGCAGGCTATGCCCTGGGCGCCGCGACCGCGTTGATCGGGCCGGAAGCGGCCATGGCCTGCACCGCCGCCGTCGAAACAGAGATCGATCGCCACTATTCTCGCCAGCTGGAAGAACTTGCGAAAGATCAGGGAACGGCTGAGGATGATCCCGAGCTCGCCGACATGATCGAGCGGTTCCGGGAAGACGAGCGGGCCCACCATGACGCCGCGATCGCAGCAGGTGCGGAACGGGCGCCAGCCTATCCCTTGCTTTCCGCTGCGATCAGGCTCGGATGCAGGGCGGCGATCCGTCTGTCTGAGAAGATTTAA
- a CDS encoding murein hydrolase activator EnvC family protein: MNKPLALVLTLLLVSSAAALHGQAGDQDSEQSSASIGETRSALRQALAERRNAQARSERLEREAATMRDAADKTARQGAALAARVQEAEAGISAAEARLALANSERARLREELGREQQPVVHLTAALQQFARRPLALSILRPGSVRETVYLRAMLDSATPEIQTRTAGLRGRLARMSQLREESEQALVALRAEEARLSARQRELAELETTQRLALRTASSNADREVERALALAEEARDLDALIGELDRAGSLRARLAALPGPLMRPARPGEPGLTELPGEALPDASATAPPAPYLLPVTGRTIIGFGATQGGSVSRGVTFAPRAGAQVVAPAAGRVVFAGPYRGYGRIVIIQHPGGWTSLITGLARTDAVVGESVVSGAPLGVADQGNPRVTLELRRDGEPVNPLPFVG; encoded by the coding sequence GTGAACAAACCCCTGGCCCTGGTCCTGACCCTGCTGCTGGTGTCGAGCGCCGCCGCGCTGCATGGGCAAGCCGGCGATCAGGACAGCGAACAGTCCAGCGCCAGCATCGGCGAGACGCGCAGTGCTCTGCGCCAGGCTCTGGCCGAGAGGCGCAACGCGCAAGCGCGCAGCGAGCGTCTGGAGCGCGAGGCGGCAACGATGCGCGATGCGGCTGACAAGACCGCGCGGCAGGGCGCCGCTCTCGCTGCCCGTGTTCAGGAGGCGGAGGCGGGCATTTCGGCCGCCGAGGCCCGTCTCGCGCTGGCAAACAGCGAGCGGGCCCGATTGCGCGAGGAACTCGGGCGCGAGCAGCAGCCGGTGGTTCACCTGACCGCGGCACTTCAGCAATTCGCCCGCCGTCCGTTGGCGCTGTCGATCCTGCGGCCCGGATCGGTCAGGGAGACGGTCTACCTGCGCGCCATGCTCGATAGTGCCACTCCTGAGATACAGACGCGCACTGCCGGCCTGCGCGGCCGGCTCGCGCGGATGTCGCAGTTGCGCGAGGAATCGGAACAAGCGCTGGTTGCCTTGCGGGCGGAAGAAGCCCGCCTCTCGGCTCGACAGCGAGAACTGGCCGAGCTCGAGACCACCCAGCGTCTCGCTCTCCGGACGGCCAGCAGCAACGCCGATCGCGAGGTGGAACGTGCACTCGCGCTGGCAGAAGAAGCGCGAGATCTCGATGCGTTGATCGGCGAGCTCGACCGCGCCGGCAGCCTGCGGGCGCGCTTGGCGGCGCTCCCCGGTCCGCTGATGCGTCCGGCCCGTCCGGGGGAGCCCGGTCTGACCGAACTGCCTGGCGAAGCTCTGCCCGATGCCTCGGCTACGGCCCCTCCGGCGCCCTACCTGCTGCCGGTGACCGGGCGAACGATCATCGGCTTTGGAGCGACGCAGGGCGGCAGTGTCAGCCGCGGGGTGACCTTCGCGCCGCGTGCCGGCGCGCAAGTTGTGGCACCCGCGGCGGGGCGGGTGGTCTTCGCGGGGCCCTATCGCGGGTATGGCCGCATCGTGATTATCCAGCACCCCGGCGGCTGGACGAGCCTCATCACCGGTCTCGCCCGGACCGATGCTGTGGTGGGAGAATCGGTCGTGTCCGGCGCGCCGCTCGGAGTGGCCGATCAGGGCAATCCGAGAGTGACGCTAGAGCTCCGGCGCGATGGCGAACCGGTCAATCCACTGCCCTTTGTCGGCTGA
- a CDS encoding nicotinate-nucleotide adenylyltransferase, protein MKLTGLLGGSFNPAHGGHRAISLFALEALGLDEVWWLVSPGNPLKPVAGMAPLAVRVQSAKAVARRAPIRVTAVERELGTRFTVDTLRALKRRFPRRRFVWLMGADNLAQFHLWKDWRRIAREMPIAVIARPGYDAAALASPAMAWLRRYRLSAVGFRNRGGWSAPALIELRFDPDPRSATAVRRSDPDWASRYIGLSARDGVTHSPIHDVARAGGA, encoded by the coding sequence GTGAAGCTGACCGGGCTCCTCGGCGGCAGCTTCAATCCCGCGCACGGCGGGCATCGGGCGATCAGCCTGTTCGCGCTCGAGGCGCTTGGTCTCGACGAGGTCTGGTGGCTCGTTTCGCCCGGCAATCCGCTCAAGCCGGTGGCGGGCATGGCACCTCTGGCGGTGCGGGTGCAGTCGGCCAAGGCGGTCGCTCGCCGCGCGCCGATCCGGGTCACGGCGGTCGAGCGCGAGCTTGGCACTCGCTTCACCGTCGACACCCTTCGCGCCCTCAAGCGGCGCTTCCCCCGCCGGCGGTTCGTGTGGCTGATGGGGGCCGACAATCTCGCGCAGTTTCACTTGTGGAAGGACTGGCGCCGGATCGCCCGCGAGATGCCGATTGCGGTAATAGCCCGCCCCGGCTATGATGCAGCTGCCCTCGCGAGCCCCGCGATGGCCTGGCTGCGGCGCTACCGGTTGTCTGCAGTTGGATTTCGAAACCGGGGTGGATGGAGCGCACCCGCGCTGATTGAATTGCGTTTCGACCCTGATCCACGGTCCGCCACAGCGGTGCGCCGATCGGATCCTGACTGGGCCAGCCGTTATATCGGACTATCGGCCAGGGACGGGGTGACGCATTCCCCAATTCACGATGTCGCAAGGGCAGGTGGCGCATGA